A window of the Phaseolus vulgaris cultivar G19833 chromosome 5, P. vulgaris v2.0, whole genome shotgun sequence genome harbors these coding sequences:
- the LOC137835465 gene encoding large ribosomal subunit protein P1w-like, whose product MSVGETACSYASLILHDEGIAVTSDNIVTLLKSAKVQVDSFWPTLFAKLAAKKNLGDLIANAAGGGAPVAVAAAPVAAAAGGGAAAAPAAEEKKKEEPEEESDDDMGFGLFD is encoded by the exons ATGTCGGTTGGGGAAACTGCTTGTTCATATGCATCTCTCATCCTTCACGATGAAGGAATCGCTGTCACT TCCGACAATATCGTCACCTTGTTGAAATCGGCCAAGGTTCAAGTCGATTCTTTTTGGCCTACTTTGTTTGCTAAGCTTGCCGCGAAGAAAAATCTCGGCGATCTGATAGCAAATGCTGCAGGAGGTGGGGCACCAGTTGCTGTTGCAGCTGCACCAGTTGCTGCTGCTGCAGGTGGAGGTGCTGCCGCCGCCCCTGCTGCTGAGGAGAAAAAGAAG GAAGAACCTGAAGAAGAGAGTGATGATGATATGGGATTCGGCTTGTTCGATTAG
- the LOC137834334 gene encoding clathrin light chain 1 produces MESFDSFEDQSPTRGHYEDDNNYSGMGMEYESQHYDYDDQQPQPNADPNTNDFNNNPQSPSVYGFGISTPNPDFVSPFESTPADEATFTSDGPILPDPSHMQEEGHARREWRRLNAIHLEEKEKKEKEMRNQIIKEAEEYKEAFYEKRKLNCESNKKNNREREKIHLENQDKFHKEAHKHYWKAIAEIIPREVPNIEKRRGKKEAENNPSVHVIQGPKPGKPTDLARMRQMILKLKQNPPSHMMPPPPKEEKDAKDKKDVKDEKDKKDAKDDKDAKDDKDKKGVQSSTPTSTTSVVENQPTSPAKDVAANGEPQDSGIVEGESTTT; encoded by the exons ATGGAATCGTTCGACTCTTTTGAGGATCAATCACCAACAAGGGGACACTATGAAGATGACAACAATTACTCAGGCATGGGCATGGAATATGAGTCTCAGCATTACGATTACGATGATCAACAACCTCAACCCAATGCAGATCCAAACACCAATGATTTCAACAATAACCCACAATCTCCTTCTGTTTATGGCTTTGGAATTTCCACCCCCAACCCTGACTTTGTTTCCCCCTTCGAATCCACTCCCGCCGATGAAGCAACCTTCACCTCCGATGGCCCAATCCTCCCCGACCCATCTCACATGCAAGAGGAAGGACATGCCAGACGTGAATGGCGACG TTTGAATGCCATTCATCTGGAGGAAAAGGAGAAAAAAGAGAAGGAGATGCGAAACCAGATTATAAAGGAAGCTGAAGAGTATAAAGAAGCTTTTTACGAGAAAAGAAAACTCAACTGTGAGTCGAACAAAAAAAACAACAGGGAAAGAGAAAAG ATACACTTGGAGAATCAAGATAAATTTCATAAAGAAGCTCACAAACATTATTGGAAAGCAATAGCTGAGATAATTCCTCGAGAGGTTCCTAATATTGAGAAGAGAAGAGGAAAGAAAGAAGCTGAGAATAATCCTTCAGTTCATGTTATTCAGGGTCCAAAGCCAGGGAAACCTACTGATCTAGCAAGAATGCGCCAAATGATTTTAAAGCTTAAACAAAATCCTCCCTCTCATATGATGCCTCCTCCACCCAAAGAAGAAAAGGATGCAAAAGATAAGAAAGATGTAAAAGATGAGAAAGACAAAAAAGATGCAAAAGATGACAAAGATGCAAAAGATGACAAAGACAAAAAAGGTGTCCAAAGCTCAACACCAACTTCAACTACAAGTGTTGTAGAAAATCAACCTACTTCTCCTGCAAAAGATGTTGCTGCTAATGGTGAACCACAAGATTCTGGTATAGTTGAAGGTGAATCCACAACTACTTAA